A segment of the Candidatus Stygibacter australis genome:
AAATCAACTTTATCATGGATCAGCGAAACCACGTCCCAGAGCAATTGCAGATGCTGGGGAGTGCTTGATATTGCCGATTGAGTAATATTTTCCAAAGGTTTAAAGCTATAGATATCCAAAAGGCTGGCAATTTCTTTTTCAATGCGCTTATCTTTCTGATCATATCCGGCAAGAGTTATCTGGGCAGTAAAGGTGATATAAAGCCAGCTATCGTCAATTCTGGAGAGTTTTTGCACTGCCTTGAGCACAGAGTTCACTGTGGGATTTATCAGTCCCTCAATAAGCTCATGATAAAGCGGTTTTTTGATAAGTTCTGCAATATGATTTGATTGCTTAAGCTGTCTATTCTGCCAGGAATAGAAAAAGAGTGCGAGCAGCAGATCAGGGCTGTATTCTGCCAGGGGAGAATTGCTTAGAGTATCAGCCAGTTTCCGGGCTTTATCAGCGTCCAGGAATTGCAGGATCATCAAAGCATGGGCAGCCAGTTGCTGATATAAAGGTGGGTTCTGCTTAAGGTATTTATCAGCGAGGAACTGCTCAATGATGGATATCAGGTTATCATTTTCACCAAGGGCAAATCTGGCAGCAATGGCAATGAATTCCGCCTGATAGCGGAAAGGTTGTAATTGCATTCTGTCAGCATTTTGAGCAGCATTCTGGGCATAGGAACGGGCACGTTTCCATTGAGCTTTGTGCAAAAAGATGTCAGCCAGGTTGATCTCAGCTATCAGATGGTAGTTCCGGGCAAATTCACTATCTTCATTAGTTTCCGTAATCCGTATCATCTCCAGATATATTTGGCTGGATTGATTATAGTCATTTTTTTGGTAATGGACAGCGGCGATATTATTAAGGCAGCGCAGCACTGCTTTGGTATTAGAGGTAGAGCGGAAGAAGTCCAGAGCCTGCTGATGTGCCGATATAGCTTCATCGAGCTGCTCATTTTCCTGATAGGCAAGAGCAATATCTGCGGCTATCGTGGCAGCTTGAAGAGTATCAGGCTGAGAATTGATCTGTCGGTATATCTCAATTGCCAGAGCTGGATCACCCAGTTTTCGCGCCAGAAACGCTTTTGCTTTTTGCAGGTTGAAATCAAGCTGTTGCCAGCTTAGCCTTGATTCCAGAAGGGTGATGGATTGCCAGGCAGAAATAAAGAAACCTTTTTGCTTGAATATCCTGTATTGCAGATTTATCTGCTGGATAGCAGCAATATTATCTCCTCTCAGAATGGAGATCAAGGCTGCATGTAGATGAAATTGATTTTCAGAAGCTATATTTTGAAAGTTTTGTAGAGTCTCATCCGGCAGCGATTGGGGATTTGAGTAATTTGCTGTGAATTCACTGGCTGAAAGCGTAATATTTCCGTTTTGAAGTGCTGCTGTGACCTGGGTAAGCCAGTTACTATCCAGTAATTCAACCAGTTTGAGTGGCAGGGTATGGTGCAGGGCTGCAGCCAAATCAATCAGATCATCATGATCAGAAGTTGTTTCCCGCAGAACTTGAGAACGCAGCCAGAGCCGGGAGGAAGCAATCGAAAGAGAATCTGCCGGGATGGCATCTGGCAATGAGGCTGAGGTGGAAAGCAGATAGGAATTAAACTCAGCCGATTTTACTAAATGAGGTGGAAAACTGGCATCGATTTTCAAAATATGAGTATCAGGTCGCAATTGCATCTTTTTATAGAAAGGAGAATTTGGGTTATTCTGGATGAGAACGATATGAGCCAGTTCCGCAGGGAAATCAATCAGATCACTAAGGTTTTTCAGTTTGCCATCGGTAAGTCTTTGAAACCGGGCAAGAATATCTTCAGGTTGATCGATGAGCTCATGATCACTAATGATAATAGCAGGTTTGCCGGCATTTTCAGATAGCAGAATAAACTGATTGATCACCCGATGCGGTTCATCATCCGGATTTATAGTGAGGTGTCTTTCCTGCATAAGTCTGCCAGCCATTTCCTGCTGGGCGCTAAATAGATGATCATCAATAATGCTCCAGTTAAGCTGAGGAGCAATACCAGCGAGTTCACCAAAATATTGTAATGCCTGAATTGCTGAAGGTCTGAGAGATGGGTCATAAGCAAGGAGAGTTTTGATAAAATCAGGTAAGGATTGATCCTGCAGCCACAGCCGCCATTGCTCTTTTTGCAGCAGGAATGATTGCCAATCCTGGTTCTCAAGCTCAGTTGAAGGATGTTTTCCCTGGGACAGGTAGTAATATAATATTCCCAGGGCAAAGATATCAGAAGCGAAATTCGCTGAATTATGCCTGATCTTTTCTGGTGAACTATAGGCAATATTCCCGCGGAATCTGCCATCATTATAATTATTCGTAGTTGCCAGTCCCAGATCAAGAATCCAGGGCTCCTGGTCTTTACTAATAAGATTATCAGGTTTCAGGTCATTAAGCACGATCCCGGCAGATTGTATCGCAACAATCTGGTTACAGAGCTTAAAGAAGAAGGTATTAAGCTCTTGCTCAGAGGAAAAGTCTGCTAAGGTGGGGGAGTTGCCGGAGATATATTCCATAGCCAGAAAGAGATTTCCAGGAGAGCTTCCATACTCAATAACCTGGGGAACATTAGCAGTGGAGAGGGCAGCCAGAAAGATATATTCACTTCTTGCCTGAGCCTCTTCTGCAGCTTTATATTTTTTGATAACCACCTGATTGCCAGATGTATCATCTGCCAGCCAGGTAGTGGCAAAGCTGCCTTCGCCTATCTGTTTTTGTAATTTATATTTTTTCATAATGCTACAAAGATGTTTCAGAGTTACAAAGTCAAGAAATATTGATATTACTCTTTTTTTAAACCACGAAAACCACGAATTGACACGAAAGGAAGAGAAGAAAGAGTATTTTTAGCACCGAACAATTACGAACAAAACGAACTAAAACTACCAGGATTTTGCCCATTATTCCTCTTACACCGTAGGCGTTATTTACTTGTAGTAATATCATGAAGCTAAAAAACAATCCTTACCCTGTAGGGGTTATATAAGCGTTTAATGGAACTCGTTTCCTGATAGATACCACCTACAGGGAAAGACGTTTTTGCGTGATCAATAGTTTCTACAAATAGCAAACTCCTACGGAGTATCAAAACCATATCTCATCACCCATTGCTGCACAGCAAGTATTAAAAGTTCGTTTTGTTAGTTGCCCAATTTCTCTTGCGTTCTCATTCAAAATTCAAAACTTGTCCGCCTTTGGCGGATTCATAATTACCTGATCACCGTCAATTTTCCCTGCTCCAGATATTCCCCATCTTTTGAAAGACGCAGGAAATATACTCCAGCTGCCACTTTGTCACCATTTGTATTGCAGCAATCCCATCTGATACCACTATATTCCTTCTTTAATTCCGATTCCCACACCTTTTGTCCTTTGATATTATATATTCCTATCTGATAATCTTCTACCTGCTCCAAACCTGCATAATTGATGATCACTGCTCCCCTGCCCTCACTTATTCTCACAGGATTAGGATAGTATTTCAAATTAGAATATTCCAACTCATCTTCATGCACTGGATTACTGAAGGGATTATATTCATAAGCACCAATATCTATGCCATTCCCTCTTATCCGCAGATTGCCTGCCAGATCATATTCAGGTAAAACTACACCCTCCGGTAATTCCAAAGAACCCGCATCAATAGCCGGTGAACTTTCCTGCAGCTTATAGGGATATTCACCGTCATACATAAATAAAGGATCTTCTTCAATGTTCGTATCTTCATCCCAGTTCAGAATGCCAAGTCCATCAAAATAAACCCCATTATATCCATCCTCAATTATGCTGTGATGTACATCTACAACCGGTATTCCAAGAGAAGGATTACCTCTCAAAATTATTGAATACTCAGTTTCATTATCATAGATTATGGAATTCATGATCTCTGCATCAATATCATATGCCAGTCGTAAAGGTGCATTTTCAACATAAACTCCATCGAATACATTACATGCAAATGTGCTGTTTACAATATTGATCCTTTGATCATCCGTACCAGATAATGATATACCAACAGAATAATCTGTAAAATTATTTAAATATTCATTATCACTTATTTCACAATTAATTATATCAAAGATATGATTACCTTGATTATTGGTTCCGGCAGTTAAATATAAATATCCGGTATGGTTATTTATTATCCTGCATCCTTTTATTGTCATTCTGCAATTTGGTATATGATTATGCATCAATGTGTGCAACGATGCTCCTGCTGGATAATAAATATTATTTTCAAAGAGAATATTGCGCACTGTAATATTCATAGAACTAAAATAAAATAAACTAATATATTCATTGTCAATTATATTTAGGTTTTCCATCAGTACAGGTTTTGTAGAAAAGGCATAATTATTAATATGGAATATTCTGTCCCAAAGACTTATCATGCCATTAGTATACCCATTAGTAATTGTCAGGTTTTTTATTTCATATCCTAAATCACTCATTAGATCAATTGCAAAACCCTGATCAATCCCATCTAATTCGATTATTGTATTCTCTACTGACTCTCCAATTAATGATACATGAGACCTCAATATTACTGGAAATATTTGATTATTTAATTCCGTTGAGTAAACGCCATTTGCCAGGTGGATTGTAAGCGGATTATCTTCATCTGCTGTAATGAAGTGTAATGCCCGATTTATTGTCTGTAGAGGTTCTTCTGGTGTTACGCCACTGTTTTCATCATTGCCATCCGGAGAAATATACATATCCGTATATACTCTTTCCCTTTTAGGATGCAGCATTTCAAATCTTGTATCATAGTTCTGGTTTTCACAATTACCTTCTCCCTGATAGAATTCATAACTAAAGGGTTCAGTTACTGTAAAGGTATCTACTACTACATCAGTAAGTAACCCATTATCATCTATAGCGTTGTAAATGTCATTTCCTGTAATAGCAATATTATAATAAAAATTATTTCTATTATCTTCAGCAAAAGCTATG
Coding sequences within it:
- a CDS encoding sigma 54-interacting transcriptional regulator yields the protein MKKYKLQKQIGEGSFATTWLADDTSGNQVVIKKYKAAEEAQARSEYIFLAALSTANVPQVIEYGSSPGNLFLAMEYISGNSPTLADFSSEQELNTFFFKLCNQIVAIQSAGIVLNDLKPDNLISKDQEPWILDLGLATTNNYNDGRFRGNIAYSSPEKIRHNSANFASDIFALGILYYYLSQGKHPSTELENQDWQSFLLQKEQWRLWLQDQSLPDFIKTLLAYDPSLRPSAIQALQYFGELAGIAPQLNWSIIDDHLFSAQQEMAGRLMQERHLTINPDDEPHRVINQFILLSENAGKPAIIISDHELIDQPEDILARFQRLTDGKLKNLSDLIDFPAELAHIVLIQNNPNSPFYKKMQLRPDTHILKIDASFPPHLVKSAEFNSYLLSTSASLPDAIPADSLSIASSRLWLRSQVLRETTSDHDDLIDLAAALHHTLPLKLVELLDSNWLTQVTAALQNGNITLSASEFTANYSNPQSLPDETLQNFQNIASENQFHLHAALISILRGDNIAAIQQINLQYRIFKQKGFFISAWQSITLLESRLSWQQLDFNLQKAKAFLARKLGDPALAIEIYRQINSQPDTLQAATIAADIALAYQENEQLDEAISAHQQALDFFRSTSNTKAVLRCLNNIAAVHYQKNDYNQSSQIYLEMIRITETNEDSEFARNYHLIAEINLADIFLHKAQWKRARSYAQNAAQNADRMQLQPFRYQAEFIAIAARFALGENDNLISIIEQFLADKYLKQNPPLYQQLAAHALMILQFLDADKARKLADTLSNSPLAEYSPDLLLALFFYSWQNRQLKQSNHIAELIKKPLYHELIEGLINPTVNSVLKAVQKLSRIDDSWLYITFTAQITLAGYDQKDKRIEKEIASLLDIYSFKPLENITQSAISSTPQHLQLLWDVVSLIHDKVDFPQIMEAVLSGIIRISQLDRAVFFAWEDGRFIARQGIDKNLLQLDTDSIQVSQTILQETLEKNEISFLNNLQSEVEFDIHSSIFGLGLRSAVCYPLILQDNVHGVIYSDAQSNRTFGDQEQKLLASILVQGRSAFEKAVLIQNIRRQQLDKLIESDNKFDDSIIGNSPEMQKVFQLINLVASHNVNVLITGDTGTGKELVARAVHKRYAFDKPFTPLNCAAIPEALLESELFGYVKGAFTGADSDRKGLIEATKGGTLFLDEIGDMPVALQAKLLRVIQERQLTPVGSNKIIPVDVRIISATNRSLEKAIENGSFRQDLYYRLKVIKIDLPSLHKRRQDIPLLVKHFIDRYNDRFDKNVSGISTPALQLLQNKTWHGNIRELENDIERAMVLSQGDQLTLDLFEGSALHNNYSLEDNIPLNWDDYKEYRRQFNANLDEIYAKKLLKAADNKISAASRLANISRTQIYRLLNSSES
- a CDS encoding choice-of-anchor Q domain-containing protein, encoding SLELITGNRDYVHNTIIDGNQNSCCVAVHNDEEAGTILRGFTITNGIGYPDPYGRFGGGIYSYETSFSLINCLIEQNRGIIGGGIFIDGGNVYLEGNTFRYNSADLHGGGLMSCHLTSYIAFAEDNRNNFYYNIAITGNDIYNAIDDNGLLTDVVVDTFTVTEPFSYEFYQGEGNCENQNYDTRFEMLHPKRERVYTDMYISPDGNDENSGVTPEEPLQTINRALHFITADEDNPLTIHLANGVYSTELNNQIFPVILRSHVSLIGESVENTIIELDGIDQGFAIDLMSDLGYEIKNLTITNGYTNGMISLWDRIFHINNYAFSTKPVLMENLNIIDNEYISLFYFSSMNITVRNILFENNIYYPAGASLHTLMHNHIPNCRMTIKGCRIINNHTGYLYLTAGTNNQGNHIFDIINCEISDNEYLNNFTDYSVGISLSGTDDQRINIVNSTFACNVFDGVYVENAPLRLAYDIDAEIMNSIIYDNETEYSIILRGNPSLGIPVVDVHHSIIEDGYNGVYFDGLGILNWDEDTNIEEDPLFMYDGEYPYKLQESSPAIDAGSLELPEGVVLPEYDLAGNLRIRGNGIDIGAYEYNPFSNPVHEDELEYSNLKYYPNPVRISEGRGAVIINYAGLEQVEDYQIGIYNIKGQKVWESELKKEYSGIRWDCCNTNGDKVAAGVYFLRLSKDGEYLEQGKLTVIR